One window of the Alligator mississippiensis isolate rAllMis1 chromosome 5, rAllMis1, whole genome shotgun sequence genome contains the following:
- the LOC132250659 gene encoding tumor necrosis factor receptor superfamily member 12A-like — protein MSPGLVHEAQSFGHPCTCFLLAPSHHPSGNKGLLKVKAVGGEISPGQDQDRARALPDRDPRETPSRTGPMRGVVVTAFVLVLLVRGEPAAAPACPGGHAWSRDLDKCMDCGLCTARPKTDFCPRCGEAPPPGPGVWLVVGGAMGGVALLALVGGVVLWAQCCPCQKFTTPIEETGGHSEALIR, from the coding sequence atgagcccaggtcttgtccatgaggcccagagcttcgggcatccttgtacatgctttttactggctccgagtcatcacccttcggggaataaaggtctcttaaaagtcaaggCAGTGGGAGGGGAGATCAGCCCCGGGCAGGACCAGGACCGGGCCCGGGCCCTGCCAGATCGGGACCCTCGGGAGACCCCCTCCAGGACCGGGCCCATGAGGGGCGTCGTCGTCACCGCCTtcgtgctggtgctgctggtgcggGGGGAGCCGGCGGCAGCACCGGCCTGCCCCGGGGGTCACGCCTGGAGCCGCGACCTGGACAAGTGCATGGACTGCGGCCTCTGCACCGCCCGCCCCAAGACCGACTTCTGCCCCCGCTGTGGTGAGGCCCCGCCCCCTGGGCCAGGTGTGTGGCTGGTGGTGGGCGGTGCCATGGGGGGAGTAGCCTTGCTGGCCCTAGTGGGGGGCGTGGTGTTGTGGGcacagtgctgcccctgccagaAGTTCACCACCCCCATCGAGGAGACAGGAGGCCACTCGGAGGCTCTGATTCGCTGA